Genomic window (Elusimicrobiota bacterium):
AGGAGACAAGACTGGCCCTTGACAGGGGCAGGGTTGAAGGCTACCCTTGGGTCATGAAAATTCTCCTTCTAGTTCTGCTTTCTTGGCGCCCCGCCGCCGCCTCGCTATCGAAGGAAGATTTGATAGAAAAGTCCGAGAAGGCCGTTGTCAAACTGGAGGGCTGGCCCTCGGGCCATGGCACCGGCTTCATCATAGACGCCGACGGGTTGATCGTCACCAACGCCCATGTGGCCGAGGAGGCCAAACCGGATTTCTTGGACGCGAAAGTCGGCGACATCAGGGAGCGCACTCGGCCCTCTTCGTATGAAATGACCGTTTCATATGAAATGACCGTGGTTTTCGCGGACGGCCGCAAGGGGCTGGCGGCTTTGGTGCTCGCCAAGGGCCATGGGGACAGGCGGGATTTGGCTCTTCTCCGGCTCAAGGGGGAGAAAAAAAATTGGCCCGCCTTCGAGCCCCTGGAGCTCGACAAAAGGCCGGCTCCGCGCAAGGGGGAAGACGTCATCGCTCTCGGAAACCCCAAGAGATTCGATTTTTCGGCGAGCCTGGGCATCGTCAGCGGGATTCTGCGCAAATGCGGGGTCAAAGAGCGGTATCACACCTGCGTTCAGATCACGGCGGTCGTCAATTCGGGCAACTCCGGAGGGCCCCTGATTTCCGCGTCGGAAAATCAAGAAGCCAGGGGCAAGGTCATCGGCGTGAACACCTGGATGGCTTATCCAGAAACGACCCAGGGGCTGTTTTTGGCGATCGGGGCTCCCGACGTTTGGCTGGCCCTGGACCAATATAGGAAGGTGCGGAACTTGGACAACGCCAAGATCGGGGCCTTCGTGCGTCCGGTTGCAAAAGACCCAAGCAAGAAGGACTCGCCCTCGGGGTTGGCCGTTTGGCAAGTGGAACCCGGAGGGCCGGCGGACGACAAGCTCAAGCCGGGGGACTTCATTCTGAAGGTTAACGGGAAGGCCTTGCCCGAGGATCCCAAGGAGGCCCAGCTGTATTTCATCAGGGCCATACGGAATCTGGCTCCCGGCGACGAGGTGAGACTCGTCATCTCCCGGGGCGGGAAAATGCTGGAGGTAAATCTCCAGGCCGGCAAGGACGAGCCCCTGCCCAAGGACATCGAATTCACCTCCGAGGCTTTGCCTCGGGGAGTATAAATAATGGCAAGCTCGGCGGCCGGACGGCTCCCGCCGCCGGGGTTATCCACAAAAATTTCCCGGGAAGTTTTTGTGGATAAGTTTTACCTTTGCGCGCTTGCCCTGCTCTTGTCGCTGGCCGCCGTTCCTGTGTTCTCCACTGGTGAGGCTCCGCTCAACCTGAAATTTGCCGCTCCCATGCCAGCGCCCTCGGTGAGCGTGGAGGAGCTGGGCCTTGAGGCCGTGTACAACAGCCCCGTGCTGATATACCACGACGCGAAAACCGACAGGCTTTCGAGGCAGGCGGCGAGTGTCCTAGAGCTCATGTACCGCAAGGCCCAAGGCATCGTCGGGATTCCGCTCTCGGTGTACGGCTTGGTCCTGGTCTCGGACCGGAAAATCCTGCCGCCCAAGGCCCGGGAGGCCCATTGGCTCAACGTCGGCGGCGTTCCTTGCCTTGTCCGGGCTCCCAAGGAGGCGGCCTTGCCGTTCAAGGACGAGTTCGACGCCTACCTGGTATTTCCTTTCATGGTGCACGAGAGCGTGGACGGCGGGCTCAAAAGCGCCTTGTTCAAGGGGAGCCTCACGAGCGCCACCGTCACGAGTCGCTGGTGGATCGAAGGGATAGCGGACTACTGCGCGACCCAGGCCTGCGCGCTATTCCAGAAAGGGGCTTGCGCCTACACGAGGAAGGGCTATTTGCGGGCTTTGGGTCAACTGGGAGGCGCCGCGGCCGTGGACCTAGAAAGCGAGAAAACCTGGTGGCCTTTTTCCGGGGCCTTGCCCCACGACGTCCAGCACGCCTATGCCTCGGCCAACTATGTCATATCGGCCGCGGCCGAGAAATCGGGCGCAAGCTGGATCCGCCAAACCGTGGAGCGGCTGCGCGCCGAGGGCGCCGGCAAGGCCACTAGCGCGGACTTCTGCCGTGTTGCGGGCGAGGTCATCAGCCAGGACCTACGAAGTGCTGTGCGCCGCGTGGACGTAAAGGCCGTCGAGCAGTTCTCGCGCGTGATTCAATAACGGCGCGCTCCCTGTTAGTCCGCTATTCTTTTGAAGTAATAGCAATTATACGGGACTTGCCCGGGTTTATACCCTTCCTTCCAATTCACGATCACGAGTTGACCAATGAGATAAGGGCCGGCTTTGCGGACCCGCATATCATAAGAAGTGTGGTCGGTCCATTCCCGCCTAGAAACATATGAGCCGTCTTTGATCTTGGCGGTTGTCGTTTGTTGATACCAGTCTCTGGTTATCTCCTGGAAATAACGATAGTTGCTGGTTCTCCTATTGGAGGTGTCGTTCTGATCGGGATTGCCCGATGATAGGGCCCATGCGCGAGATGGGCCCTTTCAGTTTATAATGTATTGAGAGAAGCACGGAGGTGCTATATGCCTGCCACGATGACGGAGCAGACCGCCGCGGAGTACTTCAAGAGCAAGCTTCGGTTCGAGACCACGCCGCATCAGTTGAAGGCCGACCTTGAAAAAGGAGGGGTGCATGTCATCGACGTGCGCGACCGGGAGTCCTACCAAGAGGAGCATATCCCCGGGGCCCAGAACATCCCGCTCGAGGAGTTGAGCGGAAACCTGAGGAATCTCCCCAAGGACAAGACCATGGTGACTTACTGCTGGAACCTCACCTGCGCCTTGGCCACCAAGGCCGCCCTGCAATTGGCCGAGAAAGGCTACAAGGTCCAGGAGCTCGTGGGCGGGATCGAGGAATGGAAGAAGAAGGACTTTCCCGTGGAGCGCAAGGCGTCTTAAGGGCTCGGCCCCTGGGAGCGGTGCTCGAGGTATTGCTTGAGATAGGCCGCCAAGTCCCCGAAGGGGAAAAAGCAGCACCCGTGGGACTTGGCCTCGAGCACCGCTTTCTCTATGTCCCAGCCCTGCGCCGTCACCCTTTGGGCGGCCACCACAAAGCCGGTGCGGTCCCGCCCCAAGGAGCAATGTACAAGAAGGGGCCGCTTCAGGGGGTCGGCGGCGATGTCCAAGGCGTGGTCCATCTCCTGGAAGGAGGGGGCTCGCGCCGGCGACATGGGGATATTCTCGACGGCGAAGCCAAGCCCCAAAGCGTCCCGACGCTCCGGCTCGACCTGGGGCTTTAGGATTAGGATGGTCTTGATGCCAAGGTCCTTGGCTTTTTCAAGGCCCTCTCGGCTCGGCTGGCCCGAGCGGTAGAGCCCCTCCGAGACGGCGTGAAAATTGGGAAGGGGCTCGCGGGCCTTGCGCGCCAATTGCCCGGCCTGTTCCGAGGCCCGCGCCAAGGGCGCCTCGCCGTCCAGCGCGGCCCGGGACGGAGCGGGATAAGCCAGGCAGATCAATGCCAAGGCCAAAGTGGGAAAGTTCTTCATCGAGCCTCCTTGCGCCATTTCGCGGCCTCGATCATTTCGAGCAAGGCCCTTTTCTCGGGCCCATCGGTCATCAATTCGGCGTAATTCTCAGCCGTGTCGAGGAAGCGAAATATCTTGGTTGGGTTTCTTACGCTCAAGGCTTGCTTCAAAAACAGCTTGGAGAGGGCGGGGTAGCTCCTGCGCCTCATTTCCGGGTATTCGTCCCTCAAGAACTTCTCGAGGAATCTGCCTTGCTCGCTCTTGACCCGGGCAAGCTCCCCAGAGCCCAGGTTGAGCCGAGAGAGAAGCTCTCGCCAGTACGCCTCGCCGCGGCGGCCCGCATCCTCTCCCATGAGGAGCTTCAAGACCTGGGCCCGGCCCCGTTGGATGGCTTCGGCGTCGGGAAGGGTCGCCGCCCATTGCGGCCAGCTCCACAGGTAGAGCTGGGAAATCCGGTCTCTCCAGCGGTCGAAATCCGCGAGCATCCGCCGGTAATCCTCGAGCCAGGGACTGTCCTTGACCGCGTCCGGGTTGGAGAGAAGCATCTGGTAGATGTAGCGGTTTCGCTCGATGGAGGCCTCGTGCTCGTACTCGAGGTAGATGGCGAGCGGCGTTGCCGCGCGGCTCAAGTGCTCCACGAGCTTGTCGCGCAGGTGCTGCTAGGCGTGGGTCAGCTCATGCATGATCTGGGCGTCGTAGCGCTTGAAGAAGGCCTGACGGGCCTCGGGGTGTTCCAGGAGATGCCGGGCAAGCTTAGCCGGGGTATCGAGCTCCCGGCGCAGCCTCTGGCGTTCTTCATCGGGAAGGCCGGCCGTGATTCCGTTGAGGACGTACTCCATGTTGAAGATCATGGACTTGTTGGCGTAATTGTAGGTGGCGCCGGCCAGGGGGTCTATTTTCAAGATCAGGAAGGGGGGAAGCTGGATTTTTCCGCCGGCGCCCTTGAATCGGGATAAAAGCGCCAGCCCTTCCTTGTTTTGACTCAAGTGAGCGATGGCGGCCTCTCCCAGCGCGGCGCTGAGAGCCCGCTCCAGGTCGTCGTAGAATACGGGGGGAGCCGGGCGGGGAGCCCCCTCCGGCATCACCGGCATGGAGTAAGGAAGGTTTCTGAGCTTGTCCTGGGCCCCGTCCC
Coding sequences:
- a CDS encoding trypsin-like peptidase domain-containing protein; the encoded protein is MKILLLVLLSWRPAAASLSKEDLIEKSEKAVVKLEGWPSGHGTGFIIDADGLIVTNAHVAEEAKPDFLDAKVGDIRERTRPSSYEMTVSYEMTVVFADGRKGLAALVLAKGHGDRRDLALLRLKGEKKNWPAFEPLELDKRPAPRKGEDVIALGNPKRFDFSASLGIVSGILRKCGVKERYHTCVQITAVVNSGNSGGPLISASENQEARGKVIGVNTWMAYPETTQGLFLAIGAPDVWLALDQYRKVRNLDNAKIGAFVRPVAKDPSKKDSPSGLAVWQVEPGGPADDKLKPGDFILKVNGKALPEDPKEAQLYFIRAIRNLAPGDEVRLVISRGGKMLEVNLQAGKDEPLPKDIEFTSEALPRGV
- a CDS encoding rhodanese-like domain-containing protein yields the protein MPATMTEQTAAEYFKSKLRFETTPHQLKADLEKGGVHVIDVRDRESYQEEHIPGAQNIPLEELSGNLRNLPKDKTMVTYCWNLTCALATKAALQLAEKGYKVQELVGGIEEWKKKDFPVERKAS
- a CDS encoding tyrosine-protein phosphatase, with product MKNFPTLALALICLAYPAPSRAALDGEAPLARASEQAGQLARKAREPLPNFHAVSEGLYRSGQPSREGLEKAKDLGIKTILILKPQVEPERRDALGLGFAVENIPMSPARAPSFQEMDHALDIAADPLKRPLLVHCSLGRDRTGFVVAAQRVTAQGWDIEKAVLEAKSHGCCFFPFGDLAAYLKQYLEHRSQGPSP